The following coding sequences are from one Megamonas funiformis window:
- a CDS encoding restriction endonuclease translates to MEVAKIILFIIFIFVGIALIVVTCEYMKRNNVEEKLEKLKHDFTLRECEFNVKKIKTDKEKEIAEGKIKELSYELNKIKKENQQIIIEKEQIINRNKQIIEKYRQKIVELDKILILWKYSMENRPEHSIKYLNKNDANIWKNKYDELNKKYIKTHDEVIYLRRAYDKEHAKLISLENELEISHKKIIELQKNNMQRYRKEDIDNINDWRKFEQFVAKQFKRKNFKVILTPRTNDGGKDIVIEKNSIKTYIECKYWNSNKSIGREEIQKLAGAAMMDGVKNAIFITTSTYNENAFETAKALNKNGFNIKLWTTNDLLVFINE, encoded by the coding sequence ATGGAAGTTGCCAAAATAATATTATTCATCATTTTTATTTTTGTAGGAATAGCTTTGATTGTTGTAACTTGTGAATATATGAAAAGAAATAATGTCGAAGAAAAGTTAGAAAAATTAAAACATGATTTTACATTGAGAGAATGTGAGTTTAATGTAAAAAAAATAAAAACAGATAAGGAAAAAGAAATAGCTGAAGGCAAAATTAAAGAATTATCATATGAATTAAATAAAATAAAGAAAGAAAATCAACAAATAATAATTGAAAAAGAACAAATTATAAATAGAAATAAGCAAATAATAGAAAAATATAGACAAAAAATAGTTGAGTTAGATAAAATACTTATTTTATGGAAGTATTCTATGGAAAATAGACCAGAACATTCTATTAAATATTTAAATAAAAATGATGCTAATATATGGAAAAATAAATATGATGAGTTAAATAAAAAATATATAAAAACTCATGATGAAGTTATTTATCTTAGGCGTGCTTATGATAAAGAACATGCAAAGTTAATATCACTTGAAAATGAATTAGAGATATCTCATAAAAAGATTATTGAATTGCAAAAAAATAATATGCAAAGGTATAGAAAAGAAGATATTGATAATATTAATGATTGGAGAAAGTTTGAACAATTTGTAGCAAAACAATTTAAAAGAAAGAATTTTAAAGTAATATTAACTCCACGAACTAACGATGGTGGGAAAGATATCGTCATAGAAAAAAATAGTATAAAGACATATATTGAATGCAAATATTGGAATAGTAATAAATCTATTGGTAGAGAAGAAATTCAAAAACTTGCTGGTGCAGCAATGATGGACGGTGTAAAAAATGCTATATTTATAACTACATCTACATATAATGAAAATGCATTTGAAACCGCAAAAGCTTTAAATAAAAATGGATTTAATATAAAACTTTGGACTACAAATGATTTATTAGTTTTTATTAATGAATAA
- a CDS encoding LysM peptidoglycan-binding domain-containing protein, producing MKKLYKYRRLAGIFLLAGAVAIGTHTQAKDINKQDEIYYVVQPGDTLWSIASKHCTDEENILEFIHSIKTKNNIISANLNVGQKIKIGSRPHESQFPKNEN from the coding sequence ATGAAAAAATTATATAAATACCGCAGATTAGCGGGTATTTTCTTATTAGCGGGTGCAGTAGCAATAGGAACGCATACACAAGCCAAAGACATAAATAAACAAGATGAAATTTATTATGTTGTTCAACCTGGTGATACTCTTTGGAGTATAGCAAGTAAGCACTGCACCGATGAAGAAAATATACTGGAATTCATTCACAGCATTAAAACTAAAAATAATATTATTTCAGCGAATTTAAATGTTGGGCAGAAAATAAAAATTGGCTCACGTCCCCACGAAAGCCAATTCCCAAAGAATGAAAACTAA
- a CDS encoding DUF2971 domain-containing protein, giving the protein MEILDSKINIMKQINMKMLFNLNYKKLKYMYSKKKLVHYTSASVAREIIEKEQLWLRKTIFMNDYSEIKYGKKCLDNLLNDPEIKLMLNNILKLFNTNLDNLKNIYHIVTHDIKKIIYISCFSEHLPEEDNIGRLSMWRAYGNSSGVALVINSKLLVGLNPSFLTIPVIYSEKIFKENFLKILKDIDDIIKHDLKNSQQLNEFSSDILNSLSYAMYIYIIILKHQGFWEEREWRIILSLFFEPLISSSIASNDIERSIENIKGNPEVIYKLNLNKLSFINPKGESFLEKIIIGPTANSEILIDSFSEILRNKGFDDEQIKNMITVSNIPLRY; this is encoded by the coding sequence ATGGAAATATTAGATAGCAAAATAAATATTATGAAACAAATAAATATGAAAATGTTATTTAATTTAAATTATAAAAAATTAAAATATATGTATAGTAAAAAAAAACTTGTTCACTATACATCTGCTAGTGTTGCTCGTGAAATCATAGAAAAAGAACAACTTTGGCTAAGAAAAACTATATTTATGAATGATTATAGTGAGATAAAATATGGTAAAAAATGCTTAGATAACTTATTAAATGATCCTGAAATTAAACTTATGTTAAATAATATATTAAAATTATTTAATACTAATTTAGATAATTTAAAAAATATATATCATATAGTTACTCATGATATTAAAAAAATTATATATATTTCGTGCTTCTCTGAACATTTACCAGAAGAAGATAATATAGGTAGATTATCTATGTGGAGAGCCTATGGTAATTCATCTGGAGTAGCCTTAGTTATAAATTCTAAATTACTAGTAGGTTTAAATCCTTCATTCCTTACTATACCAGTTATTTATTCTGAAAAAATTTTTAAAGAAAATTTTCTAAAAATCTTAAAAGATATTGATGATATTATTAAACATGATCTTAAGAATTCACAACAGCTTAATGAATTTTCATCGGATATTTTGAACAGCTTATCTTATGCTATGTATATTTATATTATTATATTAAAACATCAAGGTTTTTGGGAAGAAAGAGAATGGCGTATTATTCTATCTCTCTTTTTTGAACCCCTTATTTCATCTTCTATTGCTTCAAATGATATTGAACGTAGTATAGAAAATATCAAAGGTAATCCAGAAGTTATATATAAACTTAACTTAAACAAACTTTCGTTTATAAATCCTAAAGGTGAATCTTTCTTAGAAAAAATAATTATAGGTCCAACTGCTAATTCAGAAATATTAATAGATAGCTTTAGTGAAATACTAAGAAATAAGGGTTTTGATGACGAACAGATTAAAAATATGATAACAGTATCAAATATTCCTCTTCGTTATTAA
- a CDS encoding helix-turn-helix domain-containing protein, producing MNNVISLIDPREALEKAKKDMELLTLVLENTLDENARLKEIITDNKKTELITAKEAKEIYGLSEYQIRELGKQGIIGEVPFGGSKKFIVDDIEAYINSFRKTAKAI from the coding sequence ATGAACAACGTAATAAGCCTCATCGACCCACGAGAGGCACTGGAAAAGGCGAAAAAAGATATGGAGTTATTAACTCTTGTTTTGGAAAATACGCTTGATGAAAACGCTCGTTTAAAAGAAATTATCACTGATAATAAAAAAACTGAATTAATAACCGCTAAAGAAGCTAAAGAAATTTATGGATTATCTGAATACCAAATTAGAGAGCTTGGAAAACAAGGCATCATTGGTGAAGTTCCTTTTGGGGGCAGTAAAAAATTCATAGTCGATGACATCGAAGCATATATAAATAGCTTTAGGAAAACAGCAAAAGCTATTTAA
- a CDS encoding YqaJ viral recombinase family protein — translation MLYKKIMTIEQMQDEKAWLEMRMKGIGGSEASAVCGLNRYKSPHALWLEKTNKIEHEDLSDNQYIYWGHKLEPVIADWFTETTGKKVQRAGLMQSIANPFMLASVDRLVVGENAGLEIKTASGYKSKEWQLDEVPDEYYIQCQHYMAVTGCDKWYIAVLIGGNNCIWKEIPRNDDDIKELITIEKDFWYMVMNNIEPPIDGSQASTEALNKKFIGGQKEPVELSSTAEDKAKKLLELQEQERNIKIDISLLQNEIKEEMGDNEEAYRGNYQFSWNTVKGRTSIDSKKLKQEKPDIYMAYLKTGSPSRRFSCKYVD, via the coding sequence ATGCTCTACAAAAAAATTATGACGATCGAGCAAATGCAGGACGAAAAAGCATGGCTCGAAATGAGAATGAAGGGCATCGGCGGAAGTGAAGCTTCCGCTGTATGTGGACTAAATAGATATAAAAGTCCTCATGCTCTTTGGCTTGAGAAAACAAATAAGATAGAACATGAAGATTTATCAGACAACCAATATATTTACTGGGGGCATAAGCTTGAGCCAGTCATTGCTGACTGGTTTACTGAAACGACTGGTAAGAAAGTACAACGTGCTGGACTTATGCAGTCTATAGCGAACCCATTCATGCTGGCAAGTGTAGATAGACTTGTCGTAGGTGAAAATGCTGGCCTTGAAATAAAAACAGCGTCTGGTTACAAGTCTAAGGAATGGCAACTTGACGAAGTACCAGATGAATATTATATCCAGTGCCAACATTACATGGCCGTTACTGGCTGTGATAAATGGTATATAGCTGTTTTAATCGGTGGTAATAACTGTATATGGAAAGAAATCCCACGCAATGACGATGATATAAAAGAACTTATCACCATTGAAAAAGATTTTTGGTACATGGTTATGAACAACATAGAACCACCAATAGACGGCTCACAGGCTTCTACAGAGGCATTAAATAAAAAGTTCATAGGTGGGCAAAAAGAACCTGTTGAGCTTTCCTCTACAGCAGAGGACAAAGCAAAAAAACTCCTTGAGCTTCAGGAGCAAGAAAGAAATATCAAGATTGATATTTCCTTACTTCAGAATGAAATCAAGGAAGAAATGGGCGACAATGAAGAAGCCTATCGAGGTAACTATCAATTTTCTTGGAACACTGTTAAAGGCAGAACAAGCATTGATAGTAAAAAACTAAAACAAGAAAAGCCAGATATATATATGGCATACCTTAAAACAGGTTCACCATCACGCCGTTTTTCTTGTAAATATGTTGATTAA
- a CDS encoding recombinase RecT, protein MATTKGGLLAKNKTAVQQQGVNISAMLNSYLERDGFKRRFDELLGARAPQFVSSMVTLINADDKLKQCFNDAPLTIIQACLKAATYDLPIDPNLGYAYIVPFNNTVNGTKRMEATFIMGYKGMHQLACRSGVYQKINVLDVREGELVSFNRLTEDIEFDWIQDEEERNSRKIIGYVGYYRLVNGMEKTIFMSKQEVINHELKFRKGQYMGKGWRQDFDAMALKTVYRKLIGKWGVMSIDYKTKPTPGMVALAEAVATGDFDDEEKLIEAEAPNNVDMETGEILSSKNEEKVKVDEQPTLAEAVDNK, encoded by the coding sequence ATGGCAACAACAAAAGGCGGATTACTCGCCAAAAATAAAACAGCAGTACAACAACAAGGAGTGAATATATCAGCTATGTTGAATAGTTATCTCGAAAGAGATGGTTTTAAACGTCGCTTCGATGAGCTCTTAGGAGCTAGAGCTCCTCAATTCGTATCAAGTATGGTTACTTTAATAAATGCTGATGATAAGCTAAAACAATGTTTTAACGACGCACCATTAACAATCATACAAGCTTGTTTAAAGGCAGCGACCTATGATTTACCAATCGATCCTAATCTTGGATACGCATATATTGTACCATTTAATAATACAGTAAATGGTACAAAACGTATGGAAGCGACTTTTATTATGGGCTATAAAGGTATGCATCAACTTGCATGTAGAAGTGGTGTGTATCAAAAGATTAACGTTCTTGATGTTAGAGAGGGCGAACTCGTATCGTTTAACAGACTCACAGAGGATATCGAGTTTGATTGGATTCAGGACGAAGAAGAACGCAATTCAAGAAAAATTATCGGCTATGTCGGATACTACAGATTAGTAAACGGTATGGAAAAAACCATTTTTATGAGTAAGCAAGAAGTAATCAATCACGAATTAAAATTCCGCAAAGGCCAGTACATGGGTAAAGGCTGGCGACAAGACTTTGATGCTATGGCACTTAAAACAGTTTACAGAAAACTAATCGGCAAATGGGGCGTTATGAGCATTGACTACAAAACAAAGCCAACGCCTGGTATGGTTGCTCTGGCTGAAGCTGTAGCTACAGGCGATTTTGACGATGAAGAAAAATTAATCGAAGCCGAAGCACCTAACAATGTAGATATGGAAACAGGAGAAATCTTGTCTAGTAAAAACGAAGAAAAAGTAAAAGTTGATGAACAACCAACACTAGCAGAAGCAGTTGATAACAAATGA
- a CDS encoding helix-turn-helix domain-containing protein, protein MNKKESVLDNELYTEVIIKKIVTPYKRIRDRLGIPPSIVAEKLNISLPSLYSYENKNRPIPKDVVRAMDKLYGCQGRLIDYWINNDPSSTYTI, encoded by the coding sequence ATGAATAAAAAAGAAAGTGTTTTGGACAATGAACTTTATACAGAAGTGATAATAAAAAAAATTGTTACTCCGTATAAACGCATTCGCGATAGATTAGGCATACCACCATCTATCGTTGCAGAAAAGTTGAATATAAGCTTGCCAAGTCTATATTCATATGAGAATAAAAATAGGCCCATACCAAAAGATGTGGTACGAGCCATGGATAAATTATACGGTTGTCAGGGAAGATTAATAGACTATTGGATAAATAATGACCCTTCTTCAACCTACACTATTTAA